From the genome of Haloarchaeobius salinus, one region includes:
- a CDS encoding CoA-binding protein, producing MPLESPDDLRRVLAYDRVAVVGASTSFEKAAHIVPAYLQRHGYELWPVNPTADEIFGRRAFDSLTDVPASVDIVEIFRPSEEVPGIVGEALDRDDVRAIWMQPGVGDDDAARKAEAAGIDVVQDRCMKVEHGQLVRNPMD from the coding sequence ATGCCACTCGAATCGCCGGACGATCTCCGGCGAGTACTCGCCTACGACCGCGTCGCCGTAGTCGGTGCGTCCACATCGTTCGAGAAGGCAGCCCACATCGTCCCGGCGTACCTGCAGCGTCACGGCTACGAACTGTGGCCCGTCAATCCGACAGCCGACGAGATATTCGGTCGGCGAGCGTTCGACTCGCTGACCGACGTTCCGGCTTCCGTGGACATCGTCGAGATATTCCGCCCGAGCGAGGAGGTTCCGGGGATCGTCGGCGAGGCTCTCGACCGGGACGACGTGAGGGCAATCTGGATGCAGCCGGGTGTCGGAGACGACGACGCGGCGCGAAAGGCCGAGGCGGCCGGAATCGACGTCGTACAGGACCGGTGCATGAAGGTCGAACACGGCCAGCTCGTCCGCAACCCGATGGACTGA
- a CDS encoding translation initiation factor, with the protein MSDNDPFEGLDVSDDPTADLDRATQTLAVRTEERRYGKKMVVIEGFEGDGDLGDLASDLKSALGTGGTVKENHIEVQGDHAQRVEELLRERGYSIES; encoded by the coding sequence ATGAGTGACAACGACCCCTTCGAGGGTCTCGACGTCTCCGACGACCCGACGGCCGACCTCGACCGCGCGACCCAGACACTGGCGGTTCGGACCGAGGAACGTCGGTACGGCAAGAAGATGGTGGTCATCGAGGGATTCGAGGGCGACGGCGACCTCGGCGACCTCGCCAGCGACCTCAAGTCCGCGCTCGGGACCGGTGGCACGGTCAAGGAGAATCACATCGAGGTCCAGGGCGACCACGCCCAGCGCGTCGAGGAACTGCTCCGGGAGCGCGGCTACTCCATCGAATCGTAG
- the btuC gene encoding vitamin B12 ABC transporter permease BtuC, with product MRTDLRAVVWSCGLVALLFATVAVCTTVGPVDIAPTAVAAAILNALWIPTGVHATEGSTGLLGVTLLPFGVGVETTHPFSFHVAETTRVIVISLRLPRIALAAVVGFALAAAGTVMQGFFRNPMADPSIVGVSSGAAVGAVAFITLGGAIPLVGTAVPFGIEGAAFVGAVAAAFLVYTIATEGGRTPVATLLLAGVAVQTFLGAVVSFLMVTSPEGTLQRAYYWLLGDLGMNAAWEPVGVAFVAVAACFLLLLPFTRDLNVLMLGEEDAHHLGIEVERTKQILLAVSSAITAAGVAVAGVIGFVGLVVPHAMRLVVGPDHRVLLPTSALAGATFLVVADTLARSTAEVLPVGVVTAAVGAPFFLFLLSRREVHAL from the coding sequence ATGCGTACCGACCTCAGAGCAGTCGTGTGGTCCTGCGGCCTCGTAGCCCTGCTGTTCGCCACCGTCGCTGTCTGTACGACCGTCGGCCCCGTCGACATCGCACCGACCGCCGTCGCCGCGGCCATCCTCAACGCGCTCTGGATTCCGACGGGCGTGCACGCGACGGAGGGCTCGACTGGCCTCCTCGGCGTGACGCTCCTCCCGTTCGGCGTCGGGGTCGAGACGACACACCCGTTCTCGTTCCACGTGGCCGAGACCACCCGGGTCATCGTCATCTCGTTGCGGCTGCCGCGCATCGCACTCGCCGCCGTCGTCGGCTTCGCGCTCGCCGCCGCCGGCACCGTCATGCAGGGGTTCTTCCGGAACCCGATGGCCGACCCCTCCATCGTCGGCGTCTCCTCCGGTGCGGCGGTCGGTGCGGTCGCGTTCATCACGCTCGGCGGTGCCATCCCGCTGGTCGGGACCGCCGTCCCGTTCGGCATCGAGGGCGCAGCGTTCGTCGGCGCGGTCGCCGCCGCGTTCCTCGTCTACACCATCGCGACCGAGGGCGGCCGCACCCCCGTCGCGACCCTGCTGCTCGCCGGGGTCGCCGTCCAGACGTTCCTCGGGGCGGTCGTCTCGTTCCTCATGGTCACCAGCCCCGAGGGCACGCTCCAGCGGGCGTACTACTGGCTGCTCGGCGACCTCGGCATGAACGCCGCCTGGGAGCCGGTCGGCGTCGCGTTCGTCGCCGTCGCCGCCTGCTTCCTCCTGCTCCTGCCGTTCACGCGGGACCTGAACGTCCTGATGCTCGGCGAGGAGGACGCCCACCACCTCGGCATCGAGGTCGAACGCACGAAACAGATCCTGCTCGCGGTGTCCAGCGCCATCACGGCCGCCGGCGTCGCCGTCGCAGGGGTCATCGGCTTCGTCGGGCTCGTCGTCCCGCACGCGATGCGCCTCGTCGTCGGCCCCGACCACCGGGTGCTCCTGCCGACGAGCGCGCTCGCCGGGGCGACGTTCCTCGTCGTCGCGGACACGCTCGCGCGCTCGACCGCTGAGGTGCTCCCCGTCGGCGTCGTCACCGCCGCCGTCGGTGCGCCGTTCTTCCTGTTCCTGCTCAGCCGCCGGGAGGTGCACGCACTGTGA
- a CDS encoding PGF-CTERM-anchored ABC transporter substrate-binding protein, with translation MTGTRTTLVVALLLVGSLAAVVAPVGGATAAMEPTSATAATAQEDCSFPFSATDATGTEVTVEEAPDSVVTLGPAAAQTMVEIGAGSKVVGATQYASYLDGSDAWANISGSGRAFVSVERVVAQQPKLVLAENIVSDDTVERLRDAGITVYKFRSASSMDAVLEKVEVTGQLVGACEGASETRDWMETELEVVQRAAEGQESPQALYVFYGTTPGPDTYINDLMTTAGAENLAASADLEYSQAGYARINPEVVANMTVEWLLLNGGQPEPRIPESEAYQNTIAVQEDQTIVLNENYVSQPAPRSVYVMRNLSQAWFPEAYAEANASIRGEASTGTTATSGGPTATATDGSQTDADTNTPTASTDGSDDGGSPGFGVVAALVAALSLAGIARRT, from the coding sequence ATGACAGGTACACGGACGACGCTCGTGGTGGCACTGTTGCTGGTCGGTTCACTCGCGGCCGTCGTGGCCCCCGTCGGTGGGGCCACGGCAGCCATGGAACCGACCAGTGCGACGGCCGCCACCGCACAGGAGGACTGCTCGTTCCCGTTCTCCGCGACGGACGCGACGGGAACCGAAGTGACGGTCGAGGAAGCACCTGACTCGGTGGTGACGCTCGGACCCGCCGCCGCACAGACGATGGTCGAGATCGGTGCCGGCTCGAAGGTCGTCGGGGCGACCCAGTACGCGAGCTATCTGGACGGCTCCGACGCGTGGGCGAACATCTCCGGCTCCGGTCGGGCGTTCGTCAGCGTCGAGCGCGTCGTCGCCCAGCAGCCCAAGCTCGTGCTCGCGGAGAACATCGTGAGCGACGACACCGTCGAACGCCTCCGCGACGCCGGCATCACGGTGTACAAGTTCCGGAGCGCGAGCAGCATGGACGCCGTCCTCGAGAAGGTCGAGGTGACCGGTCAGCTCGTCGGTGCCTGCGAGGGTGCGAGCGAGACGCGCGACTGGATGGAGACCGAACTCGAGGTCGTCCAGCGCGCCGCCGAGGGACAGGAGTCCCCGCAGGCGCTGTACGTCTTCTACGGGACGACGCCCGGCCCGGACACGTACATCAACGACCTGATGACGACCGCTGGCGCGGAGAACCTGGCGGCATCGGCCGACCTGGAGTACAGCCAGGCGGGCTACGCCCGCATCAATCCCGAGGTTGTCGCGAACATGACCGTCGAGTGGTTGCTGCTGAACGGCGGCCAGCCCGAACCCCGGATTCCAGAGTCCGAGGCCTACCAGAACACCATCGCAGTGCAGGAGGACCAGACGATCGTCCTGAACGAGAACTACGTGAGCCAGCCCGCCCCCCGCAGCGTCTACGTGATGCGGAACCTCTCGCAGGCGTGGTTCCCGGAGGCGTACGCGGAGGCCAACGCGAGCATCCGCGGTGAGGCCTCGACTGGGACGACCGCGACGTCCGGTGGCCCCACCGCGACGGCAACCGACGGCAGTCAGACGGACGCGGACACGAACACACCGACCGCATCGACCGACGGCAGTGACGACGGCGGCTCGCCCGGCTTCGGCGTCGTGGCGGCACTCGTCGCCGCGCTCTCGCTCGCCGGCATCGCCCGCCGGACGTAA
- the srp19 gene encoding signal recognition particle subunit SRP19: MVENVIYPAYFDAGLTRSKGRRVPDDLAVEEPDVEEIAKAVQQVGYDAVIEREKSYSREGHRQRGRVLVKNPDDDSKNDIVQAVAAYVNALRE, from the coding sequence ATGGTCGAGAACGTCATCTACCCCGCGTACTTCGACGCGGGCCTCACGCGGTCGAAGGGACGACGTGTCCCGGACGACCTCGCGGTCGAGGAGCCGGACGTCGAGGAGATCGCGAAGGCCGTCCAGCAGGTCGGCTACGACGCGGTCATCGAGCGCGAGAAGAGCTACTCCCGCGAGGGCCACCGCCAGCGCGGCCGCGTCCTCGTGAAGAACCCCGACGACGACTCGAAGAACGACATCGTCCAGGCCGTCGCGGCGTACGTCAACGCCCTCCGCGAATGA
- a CDS encoding H/ACA ribonucleoprotein complex subunit GAR1 yields MKRVGEVVRVAQGLAVARSEGDEYPDIGTEAVDESLNAVGRVVDVFGPVSKPYVAVTTDDDPALLLGQTLYAR; encoded by the coding sequence ATGAAGCGCGTCGGCGAGGTCGTCCGCGTCGCACAGGGGCTCGCGGTCGCACGGAGCGAGGGCGACGAGTACCCCGACATCGGCACCGAGGCGGTCGACGAATCGCTCAACGCGGTCGGCCGTGTTGTCGACGTCTTCGGCCCGGTCTCGAAGCCGTACGTCGCCGTCACCACCGACGACGACCCCGCGCTGTTGCTCGGACAGACCCTGTACGCCCGGTAG